From the genome of Lotus japonicus ecotype B-129 chromosome 6, LjGifu_v1.2, one region includes:
- the LOC130724816 gene encoding cation/H(+) antiporter 3-like yields the protein MEFNADKTLLDLVTQFNETLYQLCFAAPPKTVSDGIWSNQKKGRTPMKSFFPVFELQVLVIFVITQICRTLIKPLRLPLFISQMMAGLILVGSFELAPLESYMTTLFPFGTHDIISTISSIGLVLFIFINGVQMDFNMIKRTGHKAWVISTIGLIAPLLLGLAPLAFFPGKLEKEHEMDIYVSLVSHSLTSFAVVASLLTELKIQNSELGRLALSSALVSDILSIIVAMIAVVVVKTPNGSVMARELFLSFSLVVLIPLIFRPVMFWIIKNTPEGRPVNEGYIYMIIAMVFVMGVFSVKINHEFISGAFILGLSVPEGPPLGSALVKKLKFFGNTFLLPIFVTTAMLRADLKMDYLSTTNLVIGLVVFVTHVVKIISCFIPALFCQMPVNDALTVALIMNTKGIVEVGLFFALHDNGLIGNKTYALMMISVMVIATIVQLSVKFLYDPSRKYAGYQKRNIISLKPNSELRILVTIHKPNHISTSINFLDVCHPTTEHPIIVDALHLIELVGRSLPIFTSHGLQRQSSSTGSHRSYSDNVILAFDIFQHDNPNATSVSTYTAISPPSLMYENVCTLALDKLASMILLPFHQRWSSDGKIESDDKNLRALNCKVLETAPCTVGILVCRASHLRKDSCTKLAMIYLGGTDDQEALCLAKRAIVNPNISMVVYHLVVKHHVAELEDLMVMEEDVLQEVKHAHNVVYKEVFVKDGSDTTSFLRDIVNEHEFFIVGRRHEINAPQTMGLTDWSEFSELGVIADVLSSSDFKSDASILVVQQQLSHKKSTKGLIF from the exons ATGGAATTTAATGCGGATAAGACTTTGTTAGACTTAGTTACACAATTCAATGAAACCTTGTACCAACTTTGTTTTGCTGCCCCACCAAAAACTGTTTCAGATGGGATATGGAGTAACCAGAAAAAAGGCAGGACTCCAATGAAATCTTTCTTTCCAGTATTTGAGTTACAAGTCCTTGTGATTTTTGTTATCACCCAAATCTGTCGTACATTGATCAAGCCCTTGAGACTCCCTCTATTTATTTCACAAATGATG GCTGGCTTGATCTTAGTTGGTTCATTTGAGCTAGCACCATTGGAAAGTTACATGACGACGTTATTTCCTTTTGGGACTCACGATATCATTTCAACAATATCATCAATCGGTCTTGTACTTTTCATTTTCATAAACGGTGTGCAAATGGATTTCAACATGATAAAAAGAACAGGACATAAGGCTTGGGTGATTTCCACAATTGGACTCATAGCACCCTTACTTTTGGGACTTGCCCCATTAGCCTTTTTCCCTGGAAAACTTGAGAAAGAACACGAAATGGATATCTACGTATCACTTGTATCGCACTCGTTGACTTCATTCGCGGTCGTCGCTTCTCTCCTAACCGAGCTTAAAATCCAAAACTCAGAGCTAGGAAGGTTAGCGTTGTCGTCAGCGTTGGTGAGTGACATTTTGAGCATAATTGTTGCCATGATTGCTGTTGTGGTGGTGAAGACTCCTAATGGGAGTGTGATGGCTAGAGAATTGTTCTTGTCATTTTCTCTTGTTGTGTTGATTCCACTTATCTTTCGACCTGTGATGTTTTGGATTATAAAAAACACCCCAGAAGGAAGGCCTGTGAATGAGGGTTACATTTACATGATCATCGCAATGGTGTTTGTTATGGGCGTGTTTTCAGTTAAGATAAATCATGAGTTTATTTCaggagcttttattttgggaCTTTCGGTTCCGGAAGGACCTCCATTGGGATCTGCATTGGTTAAGAAGCTTAAGTTCTTTGGAAACACATTCTTATTGCCAATCTTTGTGACCACAGCTATGTTGAGGGCAGATTTGAAGATGGACTAtttatcaacaacaaatttGGTTATTggtttggttgtgtttgttaccCATGTGGTCAAAATCATTTCTTGCTTTATACCTGCGCTCTTTTGCCAAATGCCCGTCAATGATGCTTTAACTGTTGCCCTCATCATGAACACTAAAGGCATAGTGGAAGTTGGCCTCTTTTTTGCCCTCCACGACAATGGT TTAATTGGGAACAAAACATATGCTTTGATGATGATCAGTGTGATGGTCATAGCAACCATTGTGCAGTTGTCAGTGAAGTTTTTGTATGATCCTTCAAGAAAATACGCTGGCTACCAGAAAAGAAACATCATCAGTTTAAAACCCAACTCTGAGCTGAGGATACTTGTAACCATTCATAAACCAAACCACATTTCAACCTCCATAAATTTCCTCGACGTCTGCCATCCAACAACAGAACATCCTATTATTGTGGACGCACTGCATCTAATCGAGCTAGTTGGGCGATCCTTACCTATTTTCACCTCTCACGGTCTTCAAAGACAATCATCATCAACAGGCTCTCACAG GTCATACTCGGATAATGTCATTCTTGCTTTCGACATCTTTCAACATGACAACCCAAATGCGACATCAGTGTCCACTTACACAGCAATATCTCCACCTAGCCTCATGTATGAAAATGTTTGTACCCTTGCATTAGATAAACTTGCATCCATGATACTCCTCCCTTTTCACCAAAGATGGTCAAGTGATGGTAAAATCGAGTCAGATGACAAGAACTTAAGAGCACTAAATTGTAAGGTCCTTGAAACCGCTCCATGCACTGTTGGAATCCTTGTTTGTCGTGCCTCGCACCTGAGAAAGGACTCATGCACTAAATTAGCCATGATTTATTTGGGTGGAACAGATGATCAAGAGGCTTTGTGCTTGGCGAAACGAGCAATCGTGAACCCGAATATTAGCATGGTTGTTTACCACCTTGTTGTTAAGCATCACGTGGCGGAATTGGAGGACCTTATGGTAATGGAAGAAGATGTGTTGCAAGAAGTGAAACATGCACATAATGTGGTGTATAAAGAAGTGTTTGTGAAAGATGGATCTGACACAACTTCTTTTCTTCGTGACATCGTGAATGAGCATGAGTTTTTTATAGTTGGGAGAAGACATGAGATCAACGCGCCTCAAACCATGGGACTTACAGACTGGAGTGAATTTTCGGAATTAGGTGTCATTGCCGATGTTCTTTCTTCATCAGATTTTAAGAGCGATGCATCAATTTTGGTGGTGCAGCAACAACTATCACACAAGAAAAGTACTAAAGGATTGATATTTTAG